A genomic window from Streptomyces brevispora includes:
- a CDS encoding amidohydrolase family protein: MSADCHAGADLLDYKPYLESEHHDDFDAWAATYVNPYEDLVADTADRNWNSARRLADLEADGIVAEVVFPNTIPPFFPSASLMAPAPSRAEYEQRWAGLRAHNRWLADFCAAAPGRRAGVAQILLNDPAEAAREVRRTKEAGLTGGILLPGAPPGSGVPELYSPAYDPLWAVCAELDVPVNHHGGSASPPLGDEPAARAVFMVETTWFSHRALWHLIFGGAFRRHPGLRLVLTEQGSGWIPGIMEMLDYYHGRLVASAARAATAESKFGAGLAGSMGASPSAVWRDNCYVGASFMRPHEVPLRDRIGLDKIMWGSDYPHDEGTAPYSREGLRIAYAGLPPAEIAAMTGGNAARVYGFDLAGLDRVAAVVGPTVEEIAEPLKEVPAGATSPAFAPGGSVRVW; this comes from the coding sequence ACTGCCACGCCGGCGCCGACCTCCTCGACTACAAGCCGTACCTGGAGTCGGAGCACCACGACGACTTCGACGCCTGGGCGGCCACGTACGTCAATCCGTACGAGGACCTGGTGGCCGACACCGCCGACCGCAACTGGAACTCGGCCCGCCGGCTCGCCGACCTGGAGGCGGACGGCATCGTCGCCGAGGTCGTCTTCCCCAACACCATCCCGCCCTTCTTCCCCTCCGCCTCCCTGATGGCCCCCGCACCCTCCCGCGCGGAGTACGAACAGCGTTGGGCCGGGCTGCGGGCCCACAACCGCTGGCTCGCCGACTTCTGCGCGGCCGCGCCCGGCCGGCGTGCGGGCGTCGCGCAGATCCTCCTCAACGACCCGGCCGAGGCGGCCCGCGAGGTCCGCCGCACCAAGGAGGCCGGACTCACCGGCGGCATCCTGCTGCCGGGCGCCCCACCGGGCTCCGGCGTACCGGAGCTGTACTCCCCGGCGTACGACCCGCTCTGGGCGGTCTGCGCGGAACTGGACGTACCGGTCAACCACCACGGCGGCTCCGCCTCCCCGCCGCTGGGCGACGAACCCGCGGCCCGCGCCGTCTTCATGGTGGAGACCACCTGGTTCTCGCACCGGGCGTTGTGGCACCTGATCTTCGGCGGCGCGTTCCGCCGCCACCCCGGTCTGAGGCTCGTCCTCACCGAACAGGGCTCCGGCTGGATCCCGGGCATCATGGAGATGCTCGACTACTACCACGGCCGGCTCGTCGCATCGGCCGCCCGGGCGGCCACGGCGGAGTCCAAGTTCGGTGCGGGGCTGGCCGGTTCGATGGGCGCGAGCCCCAGCGCGGTGTGGCGCGACAACTGCTACGTGGGCGCCAGTTTCATGCGCCCGCACGAGGTCCCGCTGCGCGACCGGATCGGCCTCGACAAGATCATGTGGGGCAGCGACTACCCGCACGACGAGGGCACCGCCCCGTACTCACGAGAAGGCCTGCGGATCGCGTACGCCGGGCTGCCGCCCGCCGAGATCGCGGCCATGACCGGCGGCAACGCCGCCCGCGTCTACGGATTCGACCTGGCGGGGCTGGACCGTGTCGCCGCCGTCGTCGGCCCGACGGTCGAGGAGATCGCCGAACCCCTGAAGGAGGTTCCCGCGGGCGCGACCAGCCCCGCGTTCGCGCCGGGCGGGTCGGTACGCGTCTGGTGA